DNA sequence from the Candidatus Zixiibacteriota bacterium genome:
AATCACAACGAGTTGGTCGGTTATTGTGATGTGCTCAAGCCCCACAAGGACCATCTCGTGGTGGTGATGATTCGGACCGGCGACGATCACCCCAAGGTGACCAAACGGATCGACATTGTGAAAGGGATCATCGAGAAGTCCGGCGTGCCGGTGGTGGATGTCTGGGGGATGGGGACAACCCCGCTGAGTCGGCTATTGTCGCTGGTGCAGCTTGGGGATTTCGTCTCCTACTATCTGGCGATCCTGAACAACGTGGATCCAACACCGGTGGCGGCGATCGAGACCCTGAAGAAAGCGCTGGCCGAAGGCAACTGAGATTCCGGCAGTGGCGTTCGTATTAAGCAGGGACACATTGATCGAGGATCTGGTACAAGCCCGCCCGGATGCGGTGGGCTTTCTTATTGAGCATGGTCTGCCCTGTGTAGTGTGTGGCGAGCCATTTTGGGGCACACTGGCTGAACTGGCACAGCAGAAGAACTTCACCGACTCGCAGATCGAGTCCCTGATCGCGGATTTTGGGCGAACCCATGCCGAAACGGATTGAACAGATTTGTTGCCGAGTCGTCGTTCTTTGTGGATGCATACTTTCGTGCGAGGCCCACGCGTGAGCCGGTCTGAACAGTTCAGCCATCAGACAGT
Encoded proteins:
- a CDS encoding DUF1858 domain-containing protein, translating into MAFVLSRDTLIEDLVQARPDAVGFLIEHGLPCVVCGEPFWGTLAELAQQKNFTDSQIESLIADFGRTHAETD